DNA from Malus sylvestris chromosome 11, drMalSylv7.2, whole genome shotgun sequence:
gattttaaagaagtatacaaaagttttacatgttagatatagtatgaaaatatcTTATGGATTCAAGAGCATCATACTTGTTGAATATTGTATTATAAAATTCTGCTGTATCTATTTTCTACAGATCATCGAATTTCAGAAGGTAAATTAGGAAATACATAGTACAATGGACTGttgtttattttcaattttagaaGAATGACCTTTGATTTctctattatttttattttttcggtGCAGACTGAAAGATCAGAATTGATTGAGAAGATTAAGGCTCTGAGGAATGACAACAGGCAAATTAGGTCAATTGTGGATGAGAAGTTTAAGGATTTACAGCCTCTGCGGCAGGCTCTTGGAGAGATACGCAGTGCAGACACTGCTAGTCGCAGTGGTGGTTTATGTTCATCAGAGGAAGAGCTTAACAGTCGTGTATGTTTCTTTTCCAAGCTCTGTGCATCttcaaattcatcattttcttttcctatcTTTTCCTGCTGCTATGACTTCTTGGCTTTTTCACCCATTACATACTGTTGGAACAGATCCAAGGGTTGCAGTATTATATGCAACATGAGAGCATTCCATTGTCCGAGGAAAAGAAAATACTTAAAGAGATGAAGGCTCTTGAGAACACAAGGGGACAAGTTATTGCTCGTGAAGCTGAGCTAGCTAAACTGCTTCCTAAAGAAGCCCTCAAGGACCAAGTTAAAGTAAGGGGATTCTGTTTTTACTTGCATCTTTTTGAGCCTTTTATGTTTCAATGAATTCCTGAAAATTTTGTGCTGCAGAATTGCATCATTTTATAATGTGTACTAATCATTTGCAAAATTGTGTTGATGTAGCTTATGGATGGTGACTTAAAGGAAGTAAAAAAGGAGCAAGATGGTGTTAGGGCCAAAATTAAGCACCTTGATGATGCAGTGAAGGTGATTGACAAGGCAATTGCATCATTACAGGAAGATCTGGACATTGTAACTGAGAAGAGGGATAAAGCATTCGAAAATATTCGTCAACTTAGGTTACAGACTGATCAGGCGGTAGGTCATTTTcagttactctctctctctctctctctctctctctatatatatatatatatatgcttgtgTCTCAATTATCAAAATTCGGGTGCTCAAAGTCTCAAGTGTTGAGTGATTTTAATTAAATCAATTTAGCAAGCCACAGATCCTTGTGTTTTCACTGTAAAATACGTGGGCATAGTTGTCTATGTGAATGATTGGGTCAAATTTACCGTGCCAAAAATTGTTTTCAGAATAGCTGTAGGTGCTGTTTGTATCTgatttttaacaataaggatGAAAGCATATCTCTCTCTTTAGATGCAATTTAAATTAACAAACATTGTCAGTCCGTTATGCTGAAAGATGTTTTTTTTAGCTGGGAAACCAGGGAAGTTGGTGCAAGGTTGAGTATATATAAGTAATTATAGTTAGGATTACCTTAGCTTTCTGTTTTTGCTTGCTTCTCATCTGGTTTGTTTATTGGTTGCTTATAACAACTGTTCACTTCGTTTCTTAACTTTTGGCAACACTTTTCCATCagtcctttttcctttttaaaaacCTAGTGAACTTAAAAGGATGGAAAGGCGTGTTGTGAAGAATTATATTGGAACTTGGAAACATGTGTGAAATTTGGTTCAGTTGTAATCTATTTTTGCTTTATAGGAGTCGAGTTTTTTGGGTTGGTATGTAGCCTCTTATTTAGACCTTTACAATATTTAGACCTTTGCAATATGAAATTGTAAGTATATATTTTTAGGGGGGTGATGTGGTATGCTGTCGTCTAATTATTGTAATGAATGCCCTCAAAATTAACAGTTATCCTTCTGACATGAAGGGGTGCATGTAGTGATTGCATTGCGTGATATTATCGCCCTGTAATTATATTGTTATGATTTTCAGAATGCTGGCTTCTACCATAGCCGTGGGGTCATGACCAAAGCTAGAAATCTTGCTGCTACCAACAATGTCAAAGCACTTGAAGCACTTTCTAATGAAGAGGTTTGTTATATGACCATGCATTGTTTATAGCAATTTAACTCCTCCATATAATGTATAACATCTGCATTctaaatattagtatttttttctcTAGGTCGAGAAATTTATGTCCCTCTGGAACAGTAACAAGGATTTTAGAGATGATTATGAGAAAAGAATTTTGCCATCTCTGGACAGCCGTCAAATGAGTAGGGATGGACGTATAAGAAACCCAGATGAGAAGCCATTGGTGGTTGTGGAAGCACCTGTGGTAGAGACAGCACCAAAATCTAATGCAAAACAAGTTAAGGAAGATACCAGATCTGCTCTGCCAGATACTTCGACTGCACAGAAGGTTCAGAAAGAAGCCAAAAATAAAGCAACTGCTCCTAAATCTGCTGCAGAGCATATTGATATGGCTGACGAGGAAATATTTGTTTCTGAAAAGGAGAtcctaaaagaaaagaaaattgatcCGGCGAAGTTGAAGGAGATGAAAAGAGAAGAGGAGATAGAAAAAAATAAGCTGGCcttggagaggaagaagaagaaggcagagAAAGATGCAGCTAAAGCAGCTATTAGAGCTCAAAAGGAAGCCGAGAAGAAGCTGAAGGTAATTATCTAACAACTTATTTCTTGTTATTACTTTATCTATGTTAATCTGGTTGGTATTAGAAACTGACATGAGTTACCATTTTGACTTGCTTCAGGAGCGtgaaaagaaggcaaagaagaagTCATCATCTGCCCCGGATACCAATCCTGAGGAACTGATAGAACCAGTTGCTGAGGTTGCAGAACCAGAAAAGGTAACTGAAAAGGTTGAAGCTCCTGTCCCGGCAAAGGCAAAGGCGCAAAAGGATAACAGTCTGAGGAACAGAGGTCGAGCAAGAGGTTCAGACGCACTACCAAAAGCCATCCTGAAGAGGAAGAAGTCGAGTACAAACTATTGGCTATGGGCTGCTCCTGCTGCTGTGTTAGTTGTGTTGTTTCTAGTACTGGGTTACTACTATCTTCATTGAGGAAGGTAAGCTGGAACCGATTGAGGTAGAGAAGGTTTGAGAACTACAGTTTTCTGCTTGATAGGCGTGGGATAACAACTAGGTCTGTCTGTTTAGTTAAATTAAGTTATTTCTGTTCTTTACATATCCTTTTTCGGGATGGACTCAAAACTCATAATGTTTGTGGTAGTCCAAACTATCTTtcaatggagaagaagaaacacacATTCGGTTTTCTTTATgtgatttcaaattttgaactttGTCCCCTTTTCATGGATATCCTGATTCTGTTATTTTTCAAGCAAAAGAGTTTGAACACTCCCTGTTTTCCCTTTTGCATTCCTCTGTTTAGAACCCTAATGGGAaatcttttttttgtttaataacCATCCTTGAATGCTTTTATACGATTGCGTGGAATTTTATGCCTCGACTCGGGAGAAGCTCCACTAAATAAGCTGGAGATGGTGAATCAAGCGACCGAGATGTCTGCTTGAGGAGTTCCTGTTGGGGTCAATGAGCGACGTAGACCCGGCCT
Protein-coding regions in this window:
- the LOC126589688 gene encoding proton pump-interactor 1-like, with the translated sequence MGVEVVGFEVIQGPVGAVTEGGNSAKENGKLDQGPGGNEPIQFGSHGDESDKKEVNEVSVPNFPKDAVDEWPAPKQIHSFYFVRHRTIDDPKIKVRIDHASKEVNERNKARQDIIEALRAKRTERSELIEKIKALRNDNRQIRSIVDEKFKDLQPLRQALGEIRSADTASRSGGLCSSEEELNSRIQGLQYYMQHESIPLSEEKKILKEMKALENTRGQVIAREAELAKLLPKEALKDQVKLMDGDLKEVKKEQDGVRAKIKHLDDAVKVIDKAIASLQEDLDIVTEKRDKAFENIRQLRLQTDQANAGFYHSRGVMTKARNLAATNNVKALEALSNEEVEKFMSLWNSNKDFRDDYEKRILPSLDSRQMSRDGRIRNPDEKPLVVVEAPVVETAPKSNAKQVKEDTRSALPDTSTAQKVQKEAKNKATAPKSAAEHIDMADEEIFVSEKEILKEKKIDPAKLKEMKREEEIEKNKLALERKKKKAEKDAAKAAIRAQKEAEKKLKEREKKAKKKSSSAPDTNPEELIEPVAEVAEPEKVTEKVEAPVPAKAKAQKDNSLRNRGRARGSDALPKAILKRKKSSTNYWLWAAPAAVLVVLFLVLGYYYLH